Proteins from a genomic interval of Maniola hyperantus chromosome 1, iAphHyp1.2, whole genome shotgun sequence:
- the Wnt10 gene encoding protein Wnt-10a, with amino-acid sequence MRKLRVAVGKRRMHKTYPAAIYFVLIAFFEVVSSRDNMLPHHLKLSSTLTCRLIGGLTREQRSVCHDSADTAAIAFEGLQMAVKECQHQFRWHRWNCSSLLSKSSNPHTSAIMKRGFRETAFLYALTAAGVSHAVARACAQGRLISCGCDPLGYRAAHERGRTRTNKWEWSGCSHNLAYGIEFSKKFLDVREQVDDLQSKINVHNNNAGRSILSSHMEVRCKCHGLSGSCQLRTCWRATPDFRVVASTIKRQFRKALVVAQEELNNGPSVLRGRPRGRRRSRARPAPKSSLLFFEKSPSFCEADPKMDSAGTSGRICRIGRTSRTGSCDLLCCGRGHALIRKSSIKACNCTFHWCCRVDCQRCQDDKWISICK; translated from the exons CTCAAGAGACAATATGCTTCCACACCATCTGAAACTCAGCTCTACTCTTACCTGTCGCCTTATTGGTGGGTTGACCAGAGAGCAAAGATCCGTGTGCCACGACTCCGCCGATACAGCAGCTATCGCCTTCGAGGGTCTACAGATGGCGGTCAAGGAATGCCAGCATCAGTTCCGCTGGCACAGGTGGAACTGTTCCAGTCTGCTGTCGAAAAGTTCCAATCCTCATACTAGTGCTATTATGAAGAGAG GATTCCGCGAGACCGCCTTCCTCTACGCCCTAACAGCAGCGGGAGTATCACACGCAGTAGCCCGAGCATGCGCCCAAGGCCGCCTCATATCCTGTGGCTGCGATCCCCTGGGCTACCGCGCAGCCCACGAGCGAGGTCGAACGAGGACCAACAAATGGGAGTGGAGTGGGTGCTCCCACAACTTGGCGTATGGCATCGAGTTCTCCAAAAAGTTTCTCGATGTCCGGGAACAGGTGGACGATTTGCAGTCGAAGATCAACGTGCATAACAATAATGCTGGGAGATCG ATCCTGTCATCTCACATGGAGGTACGGTGCAAGTGCCACGGGCTGTCAGGGAGCTGTCAGTTACGGACGTGTTGGCGCGCCACGCCCGACTTCAGGGTTGTGGCTTCCACTATTAAAAGACAATTTCGCAAA gcGCTAGTAGTAGCCCAAGAGGAATTAAATAACGGCCCTTCGGTGCTGAGAGGGCGGCCACGAGGAAGGAGGAGGAGTCGAGCTAGACCTGCGCCGAAATCCAGCTTGTTGTTCTTTGAAAA ATCGCCAAGCTTTTGCGAAGCAGACCCCAAAATGGACTCCGCGGGTACCTCAGGCAGAATCTGCCGCATTGGGCGGACGTCGAGGACGGGTTCCTGCGACTTGCTCTGTTGTGGACGAGGACATGCGCTGATCAGGAAGTCAAGTATCAAAGCATGTAACTGCACATTCCATTGGTGCTGCAGAGTGGACTGTCAGAGGTGTCAGGATGATAAGTGGATTTCTATTTGCAAGTAA